In Fusobacterium nucleatum, the genomic stretch ATGTGAGTAAGGATAGCAACAATATTTCTTTGATAAAAGAAACTCTTGAAGATGAATTTATGGGAATGATAAGAAAGCCTAACTGTGAGATAACTACACAAGACAATGTAACAAAACTATTTGACATAGATAAATAGGTGGTGAGTATGAACGAAATATCAGAATTATGGGAAGATTTAAAGTTTGAAGCTGGAAGTATAGGAAATGAACTATTACCCAAAGATAGACAAGAAGTATATATTGGTATGGGAGATAGAAATGCAGATGTTCTATTTATAGGAAATGACCCAAAGCTTTATTTAGCAGAGGATTATAAGGTTGAAACTCAATCAAGTGGAGCATTTTTTATAAAACTTTTAGATGTTGCCCAAATTTTACCAGAAACATATTATATTACTACTCTTAGTAAAAGAGAAATAAAGATAAAAAATTTTAATGAAGAAGAAAGAAAAAAATTATTAGATTTACTTTTTATGCAAATAGCTTTAATTTCTCCAAAGATTATTGTTTTTCTTGGAAAGGAAGTTGCTCAATTAATTGAAAATAAAGAAATTGATTTTGACACTGAAAGAGGAAAATTTAAAAAATGGAGAGGAGATATTGAAACTTATTTAACTTATGATGTTGAAACTGTTATCAAAGCTAGAAATGATAGTGGTAAAAAATCTGCTGTTGCCACTAATTTTTGGAATGATATTAAGAATATAAAAGAAAGGTTAAATCATTATGAATAAAAAGAAAGCTAGGACTTTAATTAAAGAAAAAAGAATGAAATTATCTCTTAATTATATAAATAATGCAAGTGATAAAATATTTGAAAAATTACTACAAAATGAAGATTTTAGAAATGCAAAAGTTGTTATGAGCTATATGGATTTTAAAAATGAAGTGAAAACAGATAAAATAAATGATTTTATTAAAAATTCTGGAAAAATATTAGTTCTACCAAAAGTTATAGATAAAGAAACAATGATTGCAATAGAAGATAAAAACCAATATATTGTAAGTCCTTTTGGAAATAAAGAGCCTGATGGAAAAGAATACAAAGGAAACATTAATGTAATTATTACACCAGGAGTTGCTTTTGACAGAGATAAAAATAGAGTAGGTTTTGGTAGAGGCTATTATGATAGATTTTTTGTAAAATATCCTAATGCTAAGAAAATTGCAATAGCTTTTGAAGAACAAATTATTGATGAAGGTATTGAAACTGATAAATATGATATGAAAGTTGATGTTTTAATTACAGAGGAGAGCATAATAAAATAGTTATAAGGATAGGAGTGAAAAATGTTAGATACAGAAATTATAGAAATTGCCAAAAATATTTATAACACTGAAATTAAATCATTAGAATTGAGAATGAATAAATTATCAGAAAATTTTATTAAAGTAGTAAGAAAAATATATGACTGTAAAGGAAAAGTTGTAGTTACAGGTATTGGAAAAACAGGAATAATTGGTAAAAAAATATCTGCAACTTTTGCTTCAACTGGAACAACAAGTATTTTTATGAATTCAACAGAAGGCTTACATGGAGATTTAGGAATTATCAACCCAGAAGATATAGTTTTAGCCATTTCAAATAGTGGAGAAAGTGATGAAATTCTTGCAATAATGCCAGCAATAAAAAATATAGGAGCATATATAATTGCAATGACAGGAAATATTAATTCAAGACTTGCAAAAGCCTCTGACCTATATATAAAT encodes the following:
- a CDS encoding uracil-DNA glycosylase family protein, coding for MNEISELWEDLKFEAGSIGNELLPKDRQEVYIGMGDRNADVLFIGNDPKLYLAEDYKVETQSSGAFFIKLLDVAQILPETYYITTLSKREIKIKNFNEEERKKLLDLLFMQIALISPKIIVFLGKEVAQLIENKEIDFDTERGKFKKWRGDIETYLTYDVETVIKARNDSGKKSAVATNFWNDIKNIKERLNHYE
- a CDS encoding 5-formyltetrahydrofolate cyclo-ligase, with the translated sequence MNKKKARTLIKEKRMKLSLNYINNASDKIFEKLLQNEDFRNAKVVMSYMDFKNEVKTDKINDFIKNSGKILVLPKVIDKETMIAIEDKNQYIVSPFGNKEPDGKEYKGNINVIITPGVAFDRDKNRVGFGRGYYDRFFVKYPNAKKIAIAFEEQIIDEGIETDKYDMKVDVLITEESIIK